The genomic interval ATTCCTGAGATCGCCTTTGCAGGTCGCTCAAACGCAGGAAAATCTACCGCTATCAATCTTTTGTGCAATCAAAAGAAGCTCGCTTTTGCCTCAAAAACACCGGGACGAACCCAACATATCAATTATTTTTCGATCGGTGGCGCTCAAGTCGGCCAACATCGCAAAGATGAAACCAAGGTCGATGAAATCCGCGCCATGCTAGTCGATTTACCTGGCTATGGTTATGCGCAGGTCTCAGGATCGGCCAAATTGCATTGGCAGGAACTGCTCGGCGATTATGTCCGCCGTCGTTCACAATTGGCCGCTTTGGTACTAATTGTTGATTCACGTCGCCCATTCACTGATCTGGACGTCCAAATGGTGGAGTGGTTTGCCCCCACCGGCAAGCCGATCCATTGCATCCTGAGCAAAGTAGACAAATTAAATCGCAACGATGCCACCAATGCGTTGCGTCAGGCGCATACTTTTCTGGGAAGCTACGTAGACGAAAATAATCAGCCTCTGCCGTTCACGGCGCAATTGTTTTCGGCGTTGAAGCGTACCGGGCTGGACGAAGCTAATCAGCGCGTGTTGGAATTGGCGGGATTGGTCAATAATAAGACATCAGAAATCAGTCAGGAAACTGACGTCGACGCCGGTGACGACAGCATCAGCGATGATCAGAACGATCAAAGTAAGCACTCATAAGATCCATTTGCCGTCGCTTATTACCAACACTCATAGCCAACAGTTAAGCAGACGGAAATAAAAAAGCCCTGAAGAAAGGGGATTATCTTCAGGGCAGAATGCCTTATCACATAAAGCGACATGGCCCCGCTCAGGGAGGGAAGCGGGAGGTGAATAATGCACCTATCGCTATGAGGCGGCCAAACTTGAAAAGTTCAAGAGTTTTTGATTTTTTCTAATGATTTTCGCGACTTTTTTAGCCTTCCCGAAATCCCTTAACAAAGGCTCAACAATTCATTGAAAGACCTCGGAGCAGTTATGCAAAATACGCCCAAATTCAGCCCATTGGTTGCCCCTTTTCCAGCGCTGCGCATGCGTCGTATGCGTAAGGATGCATTTTCCCGCGCGATGATGCGCGAAAACACCGTGACGGTCGCCGATCTGATTTATCCGGTCTTTGTGGTCGAGGGCAGCAATCATCGTGAGAAGGTTGCTTCGATGCCCGGCGTTGAGCGCCTTTCCATCGATCTGTTATTAAACGTGGCCGAAGAGTGCGTCGAATTAGGCATTCCGGTCATCGCCTTGTTTCCGGTAATCAACCCTTCCTTAAAAACGCCGGATGGTATCGAAGCCACGAATCCTAACGGACTAATTCCGCAAGCCGTCCGCGCATTAAAATTACGCTTCCCGGAATTAGGCATTTTGACTGACGTTGCGTTAGACCCGTACACCAGCCACGGTCAGGATGGCGTGTTGAATGCCGATGGCTACGTACTCAACGACGAGACCTGCGTATTACTGGTGAAGCAGGCGCTCACTCAGGCGGATGCTGGCGTGGATATTGTCGCTCCGTCAGACATGATGGACGGACGCATCGGTGCAATTCGCAGTGCGCTGGAGGCACATCAGCACATCCATACGCGGATCATGGCGTACTCTGCCAAATATGCTTCGGCGTTCTATGGCCCGTTTCGGGACGCAGTCGGCTCTGCGGCTAATCTAGGCAAGAGCAGCAAAAATACCTATCAGATGGACCCGGCGAACAGCAATGAAGCCCTTCGCGAAGTCGCGCTAGACCTGGCTGAAGGTGCTGACATGGTAATGGTGAAACCCGGCATGCCGTATCTGGACATCGTGCGTCGCGTCAAAGACGAATTCAAAGTCCCGACCTTCGCTTATCAAGTCAGCGGTGAATACGCAATGATTAAGGCTGCCGCGCAAAATGGCTGGCTTGATCATGACAAGGCGATGATGGAAGCGATGATGGCATTTAAGCGCGCCGGTGCCGATGGCGTATTAACTTACTTCGCGCTAGATATTGCACGCCATTTACACAAAAATTAATCTAGCTGGAAAATGTGGCGTTTTTGCGTAAGCAGACTTCAGCAAAAACGCCACGTTGCCGCATTAAATCTGCACAAATAATTCTATACTCTGCTTTTCGCCTCACACCGTCAGCGCCGCTAATCGACATCTTTAGCGATAACTCTCGGCAGACCATTCCTCAGATACTTCGCATATCCCCTTATGGACATTTTTTTGATAGGTGACAATCAGGTCACACAGACCAGCGAATTGCCGAGCGTCGTACCGTCCCAAGGCTTCTTATGGATTGATACGACGCACGAAGAGGTCGCTGCTGATCCAGAGGGCTGGCGCGATATGATTGCTGCGGCCACCGGCACACAAATTTATGATCCGCATTTGGTAGATGCGATTAATCCTGCTCATCCGTCGTATTTCGATTCGACGCAAGACTACGGCATGGTGGTATTTCGCAAATTATCGCCGCGTGACAGCAGCAATAGCGATACCCCGCCAGTGGCTACCGTGGAGGACTCGTCCAGCGCTGTGGCAGAAAGTGGCAAACGTAAGCCTGCCGCCGCATTAAGTGATCTTTCCACGCAGCCGATCACGTTCTTTCTCATGGGAAATGCGCTGGTAACAGTCCATGAGCACCACAGCCGCACCATTAGCGCGGTGCGTAGTCGCCTGCTGGGCTACGCCAACAAAAGCAGCAAACCTCTGCATAACGGTGCGCGACTGCCAAACTCACCAGAAGATTTAATGCTGCGGCTGCTGAATGCCATGGTCGACAAATATCTGGAACTACGCCAACCACTGACTTCGCAACTTGATCGCTGGCAACGTGCGCTGCTCGATCCGGCGCGGCCGTTCAAGGACTGGGTAAGATTGCTCGATGCGCGTATTGAATTACGCAAATTGGAAAGTTTGTGCGAAGAACAGCACGATGCGATGCAAGAATTGCGTGACTACTTTGTCGATATGGACGATGACGGCGACGGCGTTACGATCAGCCGGGCACGCGATTTATTGTTAGTACGTATTCATGACGTGATGGAACACATCACACGCGTATTGAATCACGCAAGCCGATTGGAATCATCGATTGAATCCGCAGTGCAAATTCATTTCTCCGCCGTTGCGCATCGGACCAATGAAATCATGCGTACGCTGACCGTCATCACTGCGCTGTTTATGCCACTGACGCTCATTACGGGTATTTTTGGGATGAATTTCGCGGTCATGCCGCTACTGCAAAACAAGACTGGATTTTGGCTGACAATGATTAGCATGGTGCTGATTGTCATTGGCATGCTGGCGTTCTTTCGACGCCGCCGCTATTTGGAAAGTCCGCGACCTGAACGCCGCTAACGTTCTATTTTGCGCATAAAAAAATGCCTCAAACAATAACGTTTGAGGCATTTTTCTTGCAGCGCATTATTTGTTAGGCTGCGGTGTCAGGCGTAAATAAGGTCGAATTGCTTTATAACCTTTTGGAAATTTCTGCTTGATAACTTCTTCATCTTGCAGCGACGGAATGATCACTACATCGTCGCCATCTTTCCAGTTTCCTGGTGTTGCTACCGAATGGTTGTCAGTTAATTGCAACGAATCGATAACACGTAAAATCTCATCAAAATTACGTCCGGTGCTGGCAGGATAAGTAATGATCAAACGTACTTTTTTAGCTGGGTCGATCACGAACAATGAACGCACTGTATTGGTTGTGCTTGCATTAGGATGGATCAAGTCATAGAGCTCCGACACCTTGCGATCAGCATCTGCAATGATCGGAAAACCGACTATCGTATTTTGCGTTTCATTGATGTCCTTGATCCACTCCTGATGTTTGTCAGCCGGATCAATGGAGAGGGCGATCACTTTCACGCCGCGCTGCTCGAACTGCGATTTCAGTTTAGAGGTCAGGCCCAATTCAGTTGTGCACACGGGTGTGAAGTCGGCCGGGTGGGAAAATAATACTACCCAAGAATCTCCGACCCAATCGTAAAATTTAATTTTACCCAGCGAAGAATCCTGCTCAAAGTCGGGGGCGATATCGCCAAGACGTAAGGTCATTTCGTTCTCCTTTAAATTATGCAAGTAACTATTAGACAAACTTCCTGCCAAGACCCTGTTGCGGTCTGGATAGATCTAAAACTATAGTCTTGATACAAAGATTAACTAACGATTATTAACGATTATCTACATAACTTTATGCTATGAAGAAAAACGTTAATTTGCTGATTGTTGCGCTGCTTCGCGCAACAATCAGCAAATATTGACACAAAAAACACGTGATTAATTTGTCTTGTCCAACGCTGATAATGATTGTACGAATGTATCGGCATTCTGAAATCCAATCACTCTGCCGCCGGAGAATTCTTTGCCCGAGCGATTAAAAAGGATGATGCCCGGCGGCCCGAATAAATTGAAGCGCTTGAGCATCGCCTTATCATCAGCATTGTTCGCGGTCACATCGATTTGCAGCAAGACTAAGTCGGCGAAACGGGCCTTTACGCGCGGATCCGGGAAGGTGAATTTTTCCATTTCTTTGCAAGACACACACCAATCAGCATAAAAATCCAGCAACGCCGCTTTGCCGTTCGTTTGTGCGAGTGCTGCATCTAATTCTGCAACCGATTTGACGCGCACAAACTCGGTATGCACGATCTGTTGGCCGCCAAGATGCGCGAGAGGTGTCAACACATCACGACCACCAGTGGCGCCACTGACCAGCTGCAACAAGCCCAACGCAATGAACACTAAACCAAATGCCTTGGCGAACCAACGTGCAGACTTATCCCACAATAAATACGCACCATAACCAATCCCAAGCGCGGCCCAACAAAATATCTGCACCGTCGCAGGAATGACTGGAGACACCATCCACAATGCAACGCCGAGCATCAGCACCCCGAAGAAGCGCTTGACTGACTCCATCCATGCGCCCGCACGCGGCAACAAAGCCCCGGCGGATATCCCCACCAGCAGCAACGGCACACTCATGCCAACCGCCATCGCGAACAACGCGCTACCGCCGATAACGACGTTACGAGTCTGGCTGATATACACCAATGCACCCGCCAAAGGCGCCGCAACACAAGGCCCCACAATCAACGCCGAAATCGCGCCCATGACAAATACACCAGCAAGTTTACCTGCGGACTGCTGATCCGATACTTGCGTCAGTTTCGTTTGCATCGATCCTGGCAACTGCAATTGATATACGCCAAACATCGAGAGAGACATCAAGACCATCAGCAATGCAAATGCCGACAATACCCAGACGTTCTGTAATGCAGCGGATAAACCCTCGCCAGCAAGGCCCGCAGCGAC from Glaciimonas sp. PCH181 carries:
- the yihA gene encoding ribosome biogenesis GTP-binding protein YihA/YsxC, with protein sequence MSLLWQARFFTTVNHLRDLPTTQIPEIAFAGRSNAGKSTAINLLCNQKKLAFASKTPGRTQHINYFSIGGAQVGQHRKDETKVDEIRAMLVDLPGYGYAQVSGSAKLHWQELLGDYVRRRSQLAALVLIVDSRRPFTDLDVQMVEWFAPTGKPIHCILSKVDKLNRNDATNALRQAHTFLGSYVDENNQPLPFTAQLFSALKRTGLDEANQRVLELAGLVNNKTSEISQETDVDAGDDSISDDQNDQSKHS
- the hemB gene encoding porphobilinogen synthase, with amino-acid sequence MQNTPKFSPLVAPFPALRMRRMRKDAFSRAMMRENTVTVADLIYPVFVVEGSNHREKVASMPGVERLSIDLLLNVAEECVELGIPVIALFPVINPSLKTPDGIEATNPNGLIPQAVRALKLRFPELGILTDVALDPYTSHGQDGVLNADGYVLNDETCVLLVKQALTQADAGVDIVAPSDMMDGRIGAIRSALEAHQHIHTRIMAYSAKYASAFYGPFRDAVGSAANLGKSSKNTYQMDPANSNEALREVALDLAEGADMVMVKPGMPYLDIVRRVKDEFKVPTFAYQVSGEYAMIKAAAQNGWLDHDKAMMEAMMAFKRAGADGVLTYFALDIARHLHKN
- a CDS encoding magnesium transporter CorA family protein; protein product: MDIFLIGDNQVTQTSELPSVVPSQGFLWIDTTHEEVAADPEGWRDMIAAATGTQIYDPHLVDAINPAHPSYFDSTQDYGMVVFRKLSPRDSSNSDTPPVATVEDSSSAVAESGKRKPAAALSDLSTQPITFFLMGNALVTVHEHHSRTISAVRSRLLGYANKSSKPLHNGARLPNSPEDLMLRLLNAMVDKYLELRQPLTSQLDRWQRALLDPARPFKDWVRLLDARIELRKLESLCEEQHDAMQELRDYFVDMDDDGDGVTISRARDLLLVRIHDVMEHITRVLNHASRLESSIESAVQIHFSAVAHRTNEIMRTLTVITALFMPLTLITGIFGMNFAVMPLLQNKTGFWLTMISMVLIVIGMLAFFRRRRYLESPRPERR
- a CDS encoding peroxiredoxin yields the protein MTLRLGDIAPDFEQDSSLGKIKFYDWVGDSWVVLFSHPADFTPVCTTELGLTSKLKSQFEQRGVKVIALSIDPADKHQEWIKDINETQNTIVGFPIIADADRKVSELYDLIHPNASTTNTVRSLFVIDPAKKVRLIITYPASTGRNFDEILRVIDSLQLTDNHSVATPGNWKDGDDVVIIPSLQDEEVIKQKFPKGYKAIRPYLRLTPQPNK
- the dsbD gene encoding protein-disulfide reductase DsbD, giving the protein MFKCFKPGLVLFLVLSLMTVFMSAARAEEDYLAPEVAFKFSARMADPKTAEVTYAIADGYYMYRERFHFQAEGATLGEPQIPAGVVKYDKTFQKDVETYHHSITIKIPVAAAAAFTLIVAGQGCADKGLCYPPMEHRVNLSANGGPSSGGGLLGAIGAAKGSGAAIDTPQQNATGAANFSTANPAVVNADSANLTDDADIGRIESSLKGGKLLVIMPLFLLLGLGLSFTPCVLPMVPILSSIIVGEGAQVKRRRAFILSVAYAMGMAIVYTALGVAAGLAGEGLSAALQNVWVLSAFALLMVLMSLSMFGVYQLQLPGSMQTKLTQVSDQQSAGKLAGVFVMGAISALIVGPCVAAPLAGALVYISQTRNVVIGGSALFAMAVGMSVPLLLVGISAGALLPRAGAWMESVKRFFGVLMLGVALWMVSPVIPATVQIFCWAALGIGYGAYLLWDKSARWFAKAFGLVFIALGLLQLVSGATGGRDVLTPLAHLGGQQIVHTEFVRVKSVAELDAALAQTNGKAALLDFYADWCVSCKEMEKFTFPDPRVKARFADLVLLQIDVTANNADDKAMLKRFNLFGPPGIILFNRSGKEFSGGRVIGFQNADTFVQSLSALDKTN